A genomic window from Yoonia rosea includes:
- a CDS encoding acyl-homoserine-lactone synthase — MEKITFNLTELHKHGPAFFEFLALRKQFFVDQLGWDIPHDDDVEMDQYDNPKAYYSLVLKDGKVVGGMRAMATTAQWGAHTYMLRDAVDGKLIGIPADIIPHAEVTPNVWEATRVVISDALTTHAERSECLALVLDGVVEQATAQGATEIVALCPPVFARTLRQLGYPAKIIGEPYTNLHDDRRYVAMAMPAVRRKTAKSAQVAPVPRSSTHRLPAQALHAPSKL; from the coding sequence ATGGAGAAGATTACATTCAACCTGACAGAGCTCCACAAGCATGGACCTGCTTTCTTCGAATTTCTTGCACTTCGCAAGCAATTCTTCGTGGATCAATTGGGGTGGGACATTCCGCACGACGATGATGTGGAAATGGATCAGTACGACAACCCCAAGGCGTACTACTCGCTTGTTTTGAAAGACGGAAAGGTCGTTGGGGGCATGCGGGCGATGGCGACGACGGCACAGTGGGGGGCGCATACATATATGCTGCGTGATGCGGTGGACGGGAAACTGATTGGCATCCCCGCCGATATCATTCCGCATGCCGAAGTCACGCCGAATGTATGGGAAGCAACCCGCGTTGTGATCTCAGACGCGCTCACTACCCATGCTGAGCGGTCAGAGTGTCTTGCGTTGGTGCTTGATGGTGTGGTCGAGCAAGCGACGGCACAAGGTGCTACCGAAATTGTGGCGCTGTGTCCGCCCGTTTTTGCGCGCACGCTGCGTCAGTTGGGATACCCTGCAAAGATTATTGGTGAGCCTTACACGAACCTGCACGACGATCGCCGCTATGTGGCAATGGCGATGCCTGCGGTGCGCCGCAAAACGGCCAAGTCAGCGCAAGTAGCACCAGTTCCGCGGTCCTCGACACATCGTTTGCCGGCGCAAGCGCTTCACGCGCCTTCAAAGCTGTAG
- a CDS encoding autoinducer binding domain-containing protein, which yields MSTLLDPDEIGQLAPSGYYVALRIGFAFPMEEVNAFPKGWINHYTKQRYMLFDPVVKWAYANTGAIRWAELAEDDPKRIITQAHSFGMRYGVTVSVFDSDADDQRSFASFTRSDRDYTNLEVKLLLAYLTRRHTETAPPTNLTKAELEALGMVKDGKRLKEIAFELSVSEGAVKQRLKNAKLKLGAKTGTQAAALANQFGLI from the coding sequence ATGTCGACACTGTTAGACCCAGATGAGATTGGGCAGCTAGCCCCCTCTGGCTACTATGTGGCGCTACGCATTGGATTTGCCTTCCCCATGGAAGAGGTGAACGCTTTCCCCAAAGGATGGATCAACCACTACACAAAACAGCGGTATATGCTCTTTGATCCGGTCGTAAAGTGGGCCTATGCAAATACAGGCGCCATCAGGTGGGCGGAACTTGCGGAAGATGATCCAAAGCGAATCATCACTCAGGCACATAGCTTTGGCATGCGTTACGGCGTCACTGTTTCGGTGTTCGACAGCGATGCAGATGATCAACGGTCCTTTGCATCATTTACGCGATCTGACCGGGATTATACCAATCTCGAAGTCAAGCTTCTGCTTGCCTATCTGACACGCCGCCACACCGAGACCGCACCACCGACGAACCTGACCAAGGCAGAGCTTGAAGCGCTGGGGATGGTCAAGGATGGTAAGCGCTTGAAAGAAATCGCGTTCGAGTTGAGTGTGAGCGAGGGTGCGGTCAAGCAACGTCTGAAAAATGCCAAGCTGAAATTGGGCGCGAAAACCGGCACCCAAGCCGCGGCTTTGGCAAATCAGTTCGGCCTAATCTAA
- a CDS encoding autoinducer binding domain-containing protein yields the protein MASTQFEISETLGQLNALSPAGYALGIHIEYTTPKFMFQTYPKDWLDYYSRNGLVMSDPMVAWAFEQDGATRWSALEDPAGVMVKAAEHGLAYGVVVSIASDDSRTICGFANGEREFTDEEIATIQALVTKIHDNTADTARLDSKTVEQLKKMSIMVTHPRS from the coding sequence ATGGCCTCTACGCAATTTGAGATTAGCGAAACGCTTGGCCAACTCAATGCCCTTTCACCGGCTGGCTATGCGCTTGGCATCCATATTGAGTACACCACCCCCAAGTTTATGTTCCAAACCTACCCCAAAGACTGGCTCGATTACTATTCCAGAAATGGTCTGGTGATGTCCGACCCGATGGTGGCCTGGGCGTTTGAACAGGACGGCGCGACGCGCTGGTCTGCCCTTGAAGATCCGGCAGGTGTGATGGTCAAAGCTGCTGAACATGGCCTGGCATATGGCGTCGTGGTATCCATCGCATCGGATGACAGCCGCACAATTTGCGGCTTTGCCAACGGTGAACGCGAATTCACGGATGAAGAAATCGCAACAATTCAGGCGCTTGTTACCAAAATCCATGACAATACCGCAGACACCGCCCGTCTGGATTCAAAGACCGTCGAGCAGCTGAAAAAAATGTCGATTATGGTGACGCATCCCCGGTCTTAG
- a CDS encoding FliG C-terminal domain-containing protein: MTLTRRRKAAMVVHMLLEDGNTLSLGRLPEPLQLLLTDELGALRRVDKATVSAVAEEFTAELEAVGLTAPGTRDGAIAALADHLSPVLAGKLRKQLDSVRNGDHWHVVVDLSVERLVKIMQSESIEICAVALSKLPVVKAAEVLTKTPGERARRITYAMSLTEGISPDAVRRIGAALAADYGQPADQAFEKAPVQRLGAILNSTVTDTREDVLEGLEGTDPDFASNVRKAIFTFKDIAPRVKPTDIPNAIRNVDGDTLTTAIAAALAGEEALMNSAEFILKSLSQRMAAQLREDAQERGRVKKDDAEKAMAAITTVIREMADAGVITLIDPDATDDAEED, encoded by the coding sequence ATGACCCTCACACGTCGTCGCAAGGCGGCGATGGTCGTGCATATGCTGCTGGAAGACGGCAACACACTTTCGTTGGGGCGGTTACCTGAACCGCTGCAACTGTTGCTGACTGACGAATTGGGCGCCCTGCGGCGTGTCGACAAAGCCACCGTTTCCGCCGTCGCAGAAGAATTCACAGCCGAGCTTGAGGCGGTGGGCCTGACAGCCCCCGGCACCCGCGACGGGGCAATCGCGGCACTTGCCGATCACCTGAGTCCCGTTCTGGCCGGCAAGCTGCGCAAGCAGCTGGACAGCGTGCGCAATGGTGATCATTGGCACGTTGTCGTTGACCTCAGCGTTGAACGGCTCGTGAAGATCATGCAGTCCGAAAGCATCGAAATCTGTGCGGTCGCCCTGTCTAAACTGCCCGTAGTCAAGGCCGCCGAGGTGCTGACAAAAACCCCCGGTGAAAGGGCGCGCAGGATCACCTATGCGATGTCCCTGACCGAAGGGATCTCGCCTGACGCGGTGCGCCGTATCGGGGCCGCCTTGGCTGCGGACTATGGCCAGCCGGCCGATCAGGCCTTCGAAAAGGCACCGGTGCAGCGTTTGGGTGCCATCTTGAATTCGACCGTCACCGATACCCGCGAAGACGTGCTGGAGGGGCTGGAAGGCACGGACCCGGATTTCGCCAGCAATGTGCGCAAGGCGATCTTCACCTTCAAGGACATCGCGCCGCGCGTCAAACCGACCGACATTCCCAACGCGATCCGCAATGTCGATGGCGATACACTGACCACCGCCATCGCAGCCGCACTCGCCGGCGAAGAGGCCCTTATGAATTCAGCGGAATTCATCCTCAAAAGCCTCTCACAACGCATGGCGGCCCAGTTGCGCGAAGATGCCCAGGAACGCGGGCGCGTCAAAAAAGACGATGCCGAAAAAGCCATGGCCGCCATTACCACCGTCATCCGCGAAATGGCCGATGCAGGCGTCATCACCCTGATTGATCCAGACGCAACGGACGACGCGGAAGAGGACTGA
- a CDS encoding SH3-like domain-containing protein translates to MTEKPSFAGQRWHDMGGGAAGDVPKDQHDFSLWEKRVDALMIIASSQGHFTVDGLRRVLEDMGEEAFETMTYYERWIAAVNQNLIEAGVYTTAELAQRMTAVAARGTTYGEAASE, encoded by the coding sequence ATGACTGAAAAACCTTCTTTCGCTGGCCAACGCTGGCACGACATGGGCGGCGGCGCGGCTGGCGACGTACCGAAAGATCAGCATGATTTTTCGCTGTGGGAAAAGCGTGTGGATGCGCTGATGATCATTGCCTCGAGCCAAGGACATTTTACCGTCGATGGTCTGCGGCGCGTGCTTGAAGACATGGGCGAAGAGGCGTTCGAGACGATGACCTATTACGAACGCTGGATTGCCGCGGTGAACCAGAACCTGATCGAGGCTGGCGTCTATACAACCGCCGAACTTGCCCAGCGCATGACAGCGGTCGCCGCCCGCGGCACCACCTACGGCGAGGCTGCAAGTGAGTGA
- a CDS encoding SH3-like domain-containing protein, whose product MRVRADMPPGHVRTPSYLRGKVGWVERTLGPFPNPEQLAYGLNAQALPLLRVRFSMAEVWGAASEHPTDTIDAEIYSHWLEPAEAPHAP is encoded by the coding sequence ATGCGGGTGCGCGCAGACATGCCGCCCGGACATGTGCGCACACCATCCTATCTGCGGGGCAAAGTCGGCTGGGTCGAACGCACACTCGGCCCCTTTCCCAACCCCGAACAACTGGCGTATGGGCTGAACGCGCAAGCCCTGCCCTTGCTGAGGGTCCGCTTTTCCATGGCCGAGGTGTGGGGGGCCGCATCCGAACACCCTACCGATACGATCGACGCCGAAATCTACAGCCATTGGCTTGAACCCGCAGAGGCACCCCATGCCCCATGA